A window from Armatimonas rosea encodes these proteins:
- a CDS encoding NfeD family protein codes for MGNVAWWSQAEAFIAQPWVTILLLVAACLLLFHDLLTPLTWGVTGTLGVIFFALVLLAHAVSGVGVAVLIGGVALLLIETHLLPGRGIAALLGFGLVFGGMYLSLTGGAQHYSSGFALAAAAAVTIFSVVTFFAYLPKSPVWKQLGRELVAQAAGTETFSELPSHWIGKRGQVVTALRPVGVVVIEGRQLTVVTEGEFLEPGIEVEITEIAGDRIVVDPIVALVA; via the coding sequence GTGGGCAATGTCGCGTGGTGGTCCCAGGCCGAGGCATTTATCGCCCAGCCTTGGGTCACGATCTTGCTCCTCGTGGCAGCGTGTCTGCTCCTCTTCCACGACCTGCTCACGCCTCTGACCTGGGGGGTGACCGGGACACTGGGCGTGATCTTCTTTGCGCTCGTCCTTCTTGCCCACGCAGTCAGCGGGGTGGGGGTCGCGGTCTTGATTGGTGGGGTGGCCCTGCTCTTGATCGAGACGCACCTGCTGCCAGGTCGTGGAATCGCGGCTCTGTTGGGCTTTGGGCTGGTCTTTGGCGGTATGTATCTCTCCCTGACCGGCGGTGCGCAGCACTACAGCTCGGGTTTTGCTCTTGCTGCGGCAGCGGCTGTGACCATTTTTTCGGTCGTGACCTTCTTTGCCTATCTTCCCAAGTCGCCGGTCTGGAAGCAGCTCGGCCGTGAGCTTGTCGCACAGGCGGCTGGCACCGAGACCTTCAGCGAGCTACCGTCGCACTGGATCGGCAAGCGCGGCCAAGTGGTCACCGCGCTCCGCCCCGTGGGGGTTGTGGTGATCGAAGGCCGCCAGCTCACCGTGGTCACCGAGGGCGAGTTCTTAGAGCCGGGGATCGAAGTCGAGATCACCGAGATCGCAGGCGATAGGATCGTCGTCGATCCCATTGTCGCCTTGGTCGCCTAG
- a CDS encoding glycoside hydrolase family 16 protein, producing the protein MERLKFANFLWEVRQSAGLAGPGPNRFDRRNVSLLPSGALQLEVALRDGAWTCAELTTIERLGLGTYQFQLVGHPELLDPQLVFGFFPYPTPEIGPDGTHELDIEFARWGERTKPCGNYTVCPTTLGKPATTHPFPLNVTSELSTHRIVRRADRLIFSSYTGHRRLGDQAGKLHEWEFAGELSQAAMPLHVNFWLFRGKAPQDGQAASLTLKNIQFIRA; encoded by the coding sequence ATGGAGCGCTTAAAGTTCGCAAATTTTCTCTGGGAAGTGCGGCAGTCGGCGGGGCTGGCCGGACCGGGGCCGAATCGCTTTGACAGGCGCAACGTGTCTCTCCTTCCGAGCGGCGCTCTCCAGCTGGAGGTGGCCCTGCGCGACGGAGCCTGGACCTGTGCGGAGCTGACTACGATCGAGCGCCTTGGGCTTGGGACCTACCAGTTTCAGCTCGTCGGGCACCCCGAGCTGCTCGATCCCCAGCTTGTCTTTGGGTTCTTCCCCTACCCCACGCCTGAGATCGGCCCCGACGGCACCCATGAGCTCGACATTGAGTTTGCGCGCTGGGGGGAGCGCACCAAGCCCTGTGGCAACTACACGGTCTGCCCCACTACCCTAGGCAAGCCCGCCACGACCCACCCCTTCCCTCTCAACGTGACCAGCGAGCTGTCCACCCACCGCATCGTCCGCCGCGCGGATCGGCTGATCTTCTCAAGCTATACGGGCCACCGCCGGCTGGGTGACCAGGCAGGCAAGCTTCATGAGTGGGAGTTTGCGGGCGAGCTCTCCCAGGCGGCAATGCCACTTCATGTCAATTTCTGGCTCTTTCGTGGTAAGGCACCGCAGGACGGTCAGGCTGCGTCGCTGACACTCAAAAACATCCAGTTTATCCGTGCTTGA
- a CDS encoding FeoB-associated Cys-rich membrane protein, with product MQELTVYVLVAGATAYLLRRAYQRLKFGEGGNCPGCKGCGKPEPQKLIQLSTVPRRKPPIT from the coding sequence ATGCAAGAGCTCACGGTCTATGTCTTGGTCGCGGGAGCAACCGCCTATCTCCTGCGCCGCGCCTACCAGCGCCTGAAGTTTGGCGAGGGCGGCAACTGCCCCGGCTGCAAGGGCTGTGGAAAACCCGAGCCCCAAAAATTAATCCAGCTCAGCACAGTCCCGAGAAGGAAACCACCAATTACGTAG
- a CDS encoding VOC family protein, with protein sequence MATLNAIGIVVSDMSKALAFYRLLGIEIPEPEAGEDHVETTLSSGVRLMWDTEALVLSFDPEWTRPTGSRIGLAFECASPAEVNALHAHAVASGYWSHKDPWDAFWGQRYAQLCDPDGTVVDLFAALTP encoded by the coding sequence ATGGCAACACTCAACGCAATTGGTATCGTCGTTTCGGACATGAGCAAGGCGCTCGCCTTCTATCGCCTCCTTGGCATCGAGATCCCGGAGCCTGAGGCGGGCGAGGACCACGTGGAGACAACCCTCTCCAGCGGCGTGCGTCTTATGTGGGACACCGAGGCACTAGTCCTCTCTTTTGATCCCGAGTGGACCCGCCCCACCGGAAGCCGCATCGGGCTGGCGTTTGAGTGCGCGTCTCCGGCGGAGGTCAATGCCCTCCACGCCCACGCGGTCGCCAGCGGCTACTGGAGCCACAAAGACCCCTGGGACGCCTTCTGGGGCCAGCGCTATGCCCAGCTCTGCGACCCCGATGGCACGGTGGTGGACTTATTTGCCGCTCTGACCCCGTAA
- the surE gene encoding 5'/3'-nucleotidase SurE, with protein MSLRILLSNDDGILAPGILALKKALDAEGYHVTVCAPDRPRSAASHAITLHKPLRAVETRLPDGSLGWAVSGTPADCALLGLDAICAETGVDLVISGINHGPNLGWDVIYSGTVAAAMEAVILGFPAIAVSTTSFGPDLHYDTAARFIARELVPKVVAHGLPRNSLLNVNVPDLPEDQIKGVKIASKSERRYKDRMEKRLDPRGGAYYWLGGLPSEEPAPAGTDSAVTAEGYIAVTPLHLDMTSYPLLEEMKGWF; from the coding sequence ATGTCTTTGCGTATTCTTCTCTCCAACGACGATGGCATCCTTGCCCCTGGTATTCTCGCGCTGAAGAAAGCGCTCGATGCCGAAGGGTATCACGTGACAGTCTGTGCGCCAGACCGCCCCCGCTCCGCAGCCAGCCATGCGATCACGCTCCACAAGCCCCTCCGCGCCGTCGAGACCCGCCTCCCCGATGGCTCGCTGGGCTGGGCGGTCTCGGGGACGCCCGCGGACTGTGCGCTCCTTGGCCTCGATGCGATCTGTGCGGAGACCGGAGTGGATCTGGTGATCTCGGGGATCAACCACGGGCCGAATCTTGGCTGGGATGTGATCTACTCAGGGACGGTGGCGGCGGCGATGGAGGCGGTGATCTTGGGATTTCCGGCCATCGCGGTCTCGACAACCAGCTTTGGCCCGGACCTGCACTACGACACCGCTGCCCGGTTTATCGCACGTGAGCTCGTTCCCAAGGTGGTCGCGCACGGGCTGCCGCGGAACTCGCTGCTCAATGTCAATGTCCCCGACCTGCCCGAAGACCAGATCAAGGGCGTCAAGATCGCCAGCAAGAGCGAGCGACGCTACAAAGACCGGATGGAGAAGCGACTTGATCCCCGGGGCGGGGCCTACTACTGGCTTGGGGGCCTTCCCAGCGAAGAGCCCGCGCCCGCGGGCACGGATAGCGCGGTGACGGCGGAGGGCTATATCGCCGTGACGCCGCTTCACTTGGACATGACCTCCTACCCGTTGTTGGAGGAGATGAAGGGCTGGTTCTAG
- a CDS encoding anti-sigma factor family protein produces MNSKQREIETLPDYLDGTLSPEKLGEFERLLQSDTALAKETQELGALLQILHQLPAREPVIDVWPELEPKLVQFQLEERMGVFARWRFRGARFLSNFASGAILFTQAVALNTENQMRKYVMPDSLASGGEG; encoded by the coding sequence ATGAACAGCAAGCAACGTGAAATCGAAACGCTGCCCGACTACCTAGACGGGACTCTCTCACCGGAGAAGCTGGGAGAGTTTGAGCGACTTTTACAGAGCGACACCGCCCTGGCCAAGGAGACACAGGAGCTCGGTGCGCTCCTGCAGATTCTCCACCAGCTTCCCGCTCGGGAGCCCGTGATCGATGTCTGGCCGGAGCTGGAGCCCAAGCTGGTGCAGTTCCAGCTTGAGGAGAGAATGGGTGTGTTTGCGAGGTGGCGCTTTCGTGGTGCCCGGTTTCTCTCGAACTTCGCGTCAGGGGCGATCCTCTTCACGCAGGCCGTGGCGCTAAACACGGAGAACCAAATGCGCAAGTATGTCATGCCGGACTCCCTGGCCTCAGGAGGGGAGGGCTAG
- a CDS encoding DUF1553 domain-containing protein, with the protein MKLSLLAAMVPMVGLVGLALAQSSPEIKALTPAQSQHFEARVRPVLVAKCGLCHSGQSPQAGLDLTKPLSLAKAQEALRRMQGVGGKPIMPPSGKLADSEIVGIAQWVQEGASWPQTTAKTPTVSVGKHWSFISPKRPLEPPVEKSGIDAFVLGALAKNGITPAPRADKRTLLRRVSFDLIGLPPTQEQMSAFLADSSPAAFAKQVDRLLASKQFGERWGRHWLDVARYADSNGLDENTAHAQAWRYRDWVIEALNRDLPYDEFIRQQLAGDLMLTGNDSEDAGRLTATGYLVLGPKVLAEPDKEKMVMDIVDEQIDVVTKSVIGLTVACARCHDHKFDPIATKDYYALAGIFKSTRTMETLNTVARWYERPLSSPTLKAELATYQQSLGPALQAVDEAKKQLDGALNGNGKALLADASAFNRGERLGKEQYGPKSINSNGSPTFAEWDFSVPTAGRYKVYLRYAAEESRPVVLTVAGKNLGKKIAASTTGGWQEEDQRWESAGVQQLEAGLCTVRIERNGAIPHFSRIALVPMGKTDLDLAGAEKALKTAQDTLKALEAKKPSPPMVMCVTENTKIEDVKVHIRGDTQTLGDLVPRGFPSVLCGGTRQPLEQPKSSGRKELAYWLTRPDHPLTSRVAVNRVWQKLFGEGLVGTADNWGLRGDKPSNPQLLDYLATSFVTDDGWSMKKLIRRIVLSDTYQQASRYTDPVGQKKDIENKLVWRQNRRRLDAEPLRDSLLYVAGTLDTTMGGSLLGSKDYDYVTNDQSANKAQYDAPRRAIYLPVIRNAVYDFFGTFDFGDPSMVNAKRTPTTVSPQALYLLNSPLVMAQAQAFAKSLTGDDDAKIRQAYERAFQRLPLPGELATARRFLNRAAQVVPTERAWAAWCQTLLAANEFLYVD; encoded by the coding sequence ATGAAGTTGTCCTTGCTTGCTGCTATGGTTCCGATGGTTGGTTTGGTGGGGCTGGCGCTCGCTCAGTCCAGTCCCGAGATAAAGGCGCTCACCCCGGCGCAGTCCCAGCACTTTGAGGCGCGTGTTCGCCCCGTGCTGGTGGCCAAGTGTGGGCTCTGCCATAGCGGTCAGTCGCCCCAGGCGGGGCTGGACCTGACCAAACCGCTCTCCCTGGCCAAGGCACAAGAAGCGCTGCGCCGGATGCAAGGCGTAGGGGGCAAGCCCATCATGCCGCCGAGCGGCAAGCTGGCTGACTCAGAGATCGTGGGGATCGCGCAGTGGGTTCAGGAAGGGGCGAGTTGGCCCCAAACCACGGCGAAGACCCCGACGGTCTCTGTGGGGAAGCACTGGTCGTTTATCTCCCCCAAGCGCCCGCTGGAGCCGCCCGTGGAGAAGAGCGGGATCGATGCGTTTGTCCTTGGGGCGCTGGCGAAGAACGGGATTACCCCTGCCCCCCGTGCCGATAAGCGGACACTCCTGCGGCGCGTGAGCTTCGATCTAATCGGCCTGCCCCCGACCCAAGAGCAGATGTCGGCGTTTCTGGCGGATAGCTCGCCGGCGGCCTTCGCGAAACAGGTAGATCGCTTGCTCGCCTCCAAGCAGTTCGGGGAGCGCTGGGGGCGGCACTGGCTGGATGTGGCGCGCTATGCCGACTCCAACGGACTGGATGAGAACACGGCCCACGCGCAGGCATGGCGCTACCGGGACTGGGTGATCGAGGCACTGAACCGGGACCTACCCTACGATGAGTTTATCCGTCAGCAGCTCGCCGGCGACCTGATGCTCACCGGCAACGACAGCGAGGACGCGGGGCGGCTCACGGCGACGGGCTATCTTGTGCTGGGGCCGAAGGTGCTGGCCGAGCCGGACAAAGAGAAGATGGTGATGGACATTGTCGATGAGCAGATCGACGTGGTCACCAAGTCCGTGATCGGGCTGACCGTGGCGTGTGCGCGCTGCCACGACCATAAGTTCGACCCGATTGCGACGAAAGACTACTACGCCCTCGCGGGGATCTTTAAGTCGACCCGCACGATGGAGACCCTCAACACGGTCGCGCGCTGGTACGAGCGGCCGCTCTCCAGCCCAACCCTGAAGGCGGAGCTGGCAACCTACCAGCAGTCGCTCGGTCCCGCCCTCCAAGCCGTCGACGAGGCCAAGAAGCAGCTCGACGGTGCACTCAACGGTAATGGTAAGGCCCTGCTGGCCGATGCATCGGCGTTTAACCGTGGCGAGCGCTTGGGCAAGGAGCAGTACGGCCCTAAGTCGATCAATAGCAACGGCTCCCCGACCTTTGCGGAGTGGGACTTCTCGGTTCCGACAGCGGGGCGCTACAAGGTCTACCTGCGCTACGCCGCCGAGGAGTCGCGGCCCGTGGTGCTTACGGTCGCGGGAAAGAACCTTGGGAAGAAGATCGCGGCGAGCACGACAGGCGGCTGGCAAGAAGAGGACCAGCGCTGGGAGTCTGCGGGCGTGCAGCAGCTTGAGGCCGGTCTCTGCACCGTGCGGATCGAGCGAAACGGGGCTATCCCGCACTTTAGCCGGATCGCCCTCGTGCCCATGGGCAAGACCGATCTGGATCTTGCCGGAGCCGAGAAGGCCCTCAAGACCGCGCAAGATACGCTCAAGGCGCTGGAGGCCAAGAAGCCCAGCCCGCCCATGGTGATGTGTGTCACCGAGAACACCAAGATCGAGGATGTCAAGGTGCACATCCGCGGCGACACCCAGACTCTGGGCGACCTGGTCCCGCGCGGGTTTCCATCGGTGCTCTGTGGTGGCACGCGCCAGCCGCTGGAGCAGCCCAAGTCGAGCGGGCGCAAGGAGCTTGCGTACTGGCTCACCCGCCCGGATCACCCGCTGACGTCCCGTGTGGCGGTGAACCGTGTCTGGCAGAAGCTCTTTGGCGAGGGCCTTGTCGGGACCGCCGATAACTGGGGACTGCGCGGCGATAAGCCGTCGAATCCCCAGCTCCTCGACTACCTCGCGACCTCGTTTGTCACCGACGATGGCTGGAGCATGAAGAAGCTGATCCGCCGGATTGTCCTCTCGGACACCTACCAGCAGGCCAGCCGCTACACCGACCCCGTGGGGCAGAAGAAGGATATCGAGAACAAGCTGGTCTGGCGTCAGAACCGCCGCCGCCTGGATGCCGAGCCGCTCCGCGATAGCCTGCTCTACGTGGCGGGGACCCTGGACACGACCATGGGCGGCTCTCTGCTGGGAAGCAAGGACTACGACTATGTCACCAACGACCAGTCGGCCAACAAAGCCCAGTACGATGCGCCGCGCCGTGCGATCTACCTGCCCGTGATCCGAAACGCGGTCTACGACTTCTTTGGGACCTTCGACTTCGGCGATCCCAGCATGGTCAATGCCAAGCGAACCCCGACCACGGTCTCGCCCCAGGCACTCTATCTGCTCAATAGTCCTCTGGTGATGGCCCAGGCCCAGGCCTTTGCCAAGTCCCTCACCGGCGACGACGATGCAAAGATTCGTCAGGCCTACGAGCGCGCCTTCCAGCGCCTCCCGTTGCCGGGGGAGCTTGCGACCGCGCGACGCTTCCTCAATCGGGCGGCACAAGTTGTCCCCACCGAGCGTGCTTGGGCCGCCTGGTGCCAGACTCTGCTGGCTGCCAATGAGTTTCTCTATGTCGATTAG
- a CDS encoding FeoA family protein, giving the protein MQEEKIIETACPATEEVCSLCCLQQGRSGRVLSVSGPNRCRLMELGFTSGAEVKVARKAAFGGPIEIELRSYRLSLRREEAEGIRVGVDTTDTPS; this is encoded by the coding sequence ATGCAAGAAGAGAAAATTATTGAAACAGCCTGTCCGGCAACCGAAGAAGTGTGCAGCCTCTGCTGCCTCCAACAGGGGCGCAGCGGTCGCGTCCTGAGTGTCAGTGGCCCCAACCGGTGCCGCCTGATGGAGCTGGGCTTCACCAGCGGTGCCGAGGTCAAGGTCGCACGCAAGGCCGCGTTTGGTGGCCCCATCGAGATCGAGCTCCGCTCGTATCGTCTCTCCCTGCGCCGTGAAGAAGCCGAAGGCATCCGGGTCGGGGTGGATACCACTGATACCCCCTCGTGA
- a CDS encoding RNA polymerase sigma factor, whose protein sequence is MDAIQVLRSGKAQTLAPAVAAGVGGTTLRAPDPDAALVRRVVAGEVAAFEVLFRKYQTPIFNMITRMVRGEEAYDITQEVFLRAFKSLKSFRGDSKFSTWLYTIARHTCLNHLRHKNVLHEGSLEEAQDDHPGNEPIDETMNVSRISEVRELQRVVDEVLATLPAEARMLLILRDFEQLSYDEISQVTQLSIVNVKSKIHRARQAFKKRFQPHLALLDGGIGR, encoded by the coding sequence ATGGATGCGATTCAGGTGTTAAGAAGTGGGAAAGCACAGACTCTGGCTCCGGCGGTAGCTGCGGGAGTGGGCGGGACGACGCTGCGTGCGCCGGACCCCGATGCGGCCCTGGTGCGGCGGGTTGTTGCCGGAGAGGTTGCGGCGTTTGAGGTGCTCTTTCGGAAGTACCAGACACCGATCTTTAACATGATCACGCGCATGGTCCGTGGGGAAGAGGCCTACGATATCACCCAGGAGGTCTTCTTGCGGGCGTTCAAGTCCCTCAAGAGCTTCCGGGGAGACTCGAAGTTCTCGACCTGGCTCTACACCATTGCGCGGCACACGTGTCTGAACCACTTGCGGCATAAAAACGTCCTGCATGAGGGCTCTCTCGAAGAGGCTCAGGACGACCACCCGGGCAATGAACCAATCGACGAGACCATGAATGTCAGCCGTATCTCCGAGGTGCGCGAGCTCCAGCGAGTGGTTGATGAAGTACTGGCGACCTTGCCTGCCGAGGCTCGGATGCTCCTGATCCTGAGAGATTTTGAACAGCTTAGCTACGATGAAATCTCGCAGGTGACGCAACTTTCGATCGTGAATGTGAAGTCTAAGATACATCGAGCGCGACAGGCTTTTAAGAAGCGCTTTCAGCCGCATCTCGCACTACTTGACGGGGGGATCGGACGATGA
- a CDS encoding DUF6891 domain-containing protein, translating into MDTDCDRLDRAFAALRARHMIALHDAGDCQEDGFELCDAAFGRLTEPEQAEISGYCFYHGQDTTRAIEGAGLGLTYCPIGPIQSDGDAEGIALGRSICDELERAGLTVVWSGDFQDRIQVIPFDGKRCWKDEA; encoded by the coding sequence GTGGACACCGACTGTGATCGCCTAGACCGAGCATTTGCTGCCTTGAGAGCAAGGCACATGATTGCACTTCACGATGCAGGAGACTGCCAAGAAGATGGATTCGAGCTCTGTGATGCCGCTTTTGGTCGCCTTACAGAACCCGAGCAAGCGGAAATAAGCGGCTACTGTTTCTATCACGGGCAAGACACCACCCGAGCAATTGAGGGAGCAGGCCTTGGACTGACCTACTGTCCCATCGGCCCGATTCAGAGCGATGGCGATGCGGAGGGTATCGCCCTTGGTCGGAGTATTTGTGACGAGCTAGAGCGGGCGGGCCTGACCGTTGTGTGGAGCGGCGACTTTCAGGATCGTATCCAGGTCATCCCCTTTGACGGGAAGAGATGCTGGAAAGACGAAGCCTAG
- a CDS encoding YkgJ family cysteine cluster protein, producing the protein MAASLDAAFTLTRQSPFSYTCRQCNRCCYEKRIPLNPYEIIRLAQVVGVSTGVFLERFTEEGTALAVRERPGQPCVFLGEKGCTVHAGRPAACRLYPLGRMVRSTGEERFCEVQPHPESEGDYGLSGTVGEYLEAQEVESFFRAAELYYQVFQRVQSLLATAHADDEPGEVAWDVLTLLDADQCIADRGWVVPNDPEEKMLLHIASLNRWLDTLVEVK; encoded by the coding sequence GTGGCAGCGAGTCTAGACGCCGCGTTTACCCTGACCCGGCAGAGCCCGTTTTCCTACACCTGCCGCCAGTGTAACCGCTGCTGCTACGAGAAACGCATCCCGCTCAACCCCTACGAGATCATCCGGCTTGCTCAGGTAGTGGGGGTCTCGACCGGCGTGTTTCTGGAGCGCTTCACGGAGGAGGGGACAGCTCTCGCGGTTCGGGAGAGGCCGGGGCAGCCCTGTGTCTTTCTGGGGGAGAAGGGCTGCACGGTCCATGCCGGACGACCCGCCGCCTGTCGGCTCTATCCCCTTGGGCGCATGGTGCGGAGCACGGGGGAGGAGCGCTTCTGCGAGGTCCAGCCCCATCCCGAGTCGGAGGGGGACTACGGCTTGTCGGGGACGGTTGGAGAGTACTTGGAGGCGCAAGAGGTCGAGTCGTTTTTTCGCGCGGCGGAGCTCTACTACCAGGTCTTCCAGCGGGTCCAGAGCCTGCTGGCAACCGCTCACGCCGACGACGAGCCGGGGGAGGTTGCCTGGGACGTGCTAACCCTGCTAGACGCCGACCAGTGTATCGCCGACAGGGGGTGGGTGGTTCCCAACGACCCGGAGGAGAAGATGTTGCTCCACATTGCCTCGCTCAATCGCTGGTTGGACACGCTGGTTGAGGTAAAATAG
- the feoB gene encoding ferrous iron transport protein B, which translates to MNRRIALVGNPNSGKTTLFNALTGLRQKVGNYPGITVERKEGTVPLPDGSSVTLIDLPGLYSLTPQSPDEQIARDILLGYRDDTPQPEAIVNVVDASNLERNLYLTSQLADLGLPLIVVLTMGDTAARRGVEVDAEALSRELGLPVIPLHAASRAGLSELKNALVSPPPVPPRRRWQLPVTVEEEAEELAALLTSQHQLSPETAFSEAVLLLGTPVAPKTTRWSPEILAHLHGDHERLTREGHDTTTAIAEARYGEINRIAQIVIRRAETPPTTKTERLDRLFLHKFWGYVIFLGILSILFQAMFTWAEVPKGWLESGIAALSGGIQKVMPAGALRDLLTEGVLSGVGTTITFLPQILLLFLFIALLEDTGYLARAAFLMDRLMSRVGLHGKSFIPLLSSYACAIPGILATRTIESHKARLLTILVAPLMSCSARLPVYSLLIAAFIPRTTLVGFHVGGHEFALLTVQGATLFSMYALGTLATFLMAALFNRTLLKSEPPSFLLELPPYRKPIWRTLGFRLWETAWQFLQRAGTVILALSTLLWFLASYPKAPAETPKGTAMERSYAGQLGHAIEPVIAPLGFDWKMGIGVVASFAAREVFVSTMAILYQAESDDEEQQTTALKDRLGAEKLPDGSPAYTPLVAVCLMVFYVLAMQCISTLAVVKRETNSWKWPLFQLAYMTFLAWFVTFLVHSIGKALGY; encoded by the coding sequence GTGAACAGACGGATCGCGCTGGTGGGCAACCCCAACAGCGGCAAGACAACTCTCTTTAATGCCCTGACCGGTCTTCGGCAGAAGGTGGGCAACTACCCGGGGATCACGGTCGAGCGCAAAGAGGGCACCGTTCCCCTCCCCGATGGCAGCTCCGTCACCCTGATCGACCTGCCCGGCCTCTACTCCCTGACTCCCCAGTCGCCCGACGAGCAGATCGCACGGGATATCCTGCTGGGCTACCGCGACGATACCCCGCAGCCTGAGGCGATTGTCAATGTGGTGGATGCGTCGAACCTGGAGCGCAACCTCTACCTCACCAGCCAGCTGGCGGACCTTGGCCTGCCCCTGATTGTCGTGCTGACCATGGGCGACACGGCGGCGCGGCGCGGAGTCGAGGTCGATGCCGAGGCGCTCTCCCGCGAGCTAGGGCTACCGGTCATTCCCCTCCACGCCGCCAGCCGCGCCGGGCTCAGTGAGCTCAAAAACGCCCTCGTCTCCCCGCCTCCGGTTCCGCCGCGCCGCCGCTGGCAGCTCCCGGTCACGGTGGAGGAGGAGGCAGAGGAGCTTGCCGCGCTCCTCACCAGCCAGCACCAGCTCTCCCCCGAGACCGCCTTCTCTGAGGCCGTGCTCCTGCTGGGAACCCCGGTCGCGCCCAAGACCACCCGCTGGAGCCCGGAGATCCTGGCGCACCTGCACGGCGACCACGAGCGCCTCACCCGCGAGGGCCACGACACCACCACCGCGATCGCGGAGGCACGCTACGGCGAGATCAACCGGATCGCACAGATCGTCATACGCCGCGCCGAGACCCCCCCGACCACCAAGACCGAGCGTCTTGACCGTCTCTTTCTGCATAAGTTCTGGGGCTATGTGATCTTTCTGGGCATCCTGAGCATTCTCTTCCAAGCCATGTTCACCTGGGCGGAGGTTCCCAAGGGCTGGCTGGAGTCGGGGATCGCGGCGCTCTCCGGTGGGATTCAAAAGGTGATGCCGGCGGGCGCGCTCCGCGACCTGCTCACCGAGGGGGTCCTGAGCGGAGTTGGGACGACCATCACGTTCCTGCCGCAGATTCTCCTACTCTTTCTCTTTATCGCGCTCCTGGAGGACACGGGCTACCTGGCGCGCGCCGCCTTTCTGATGGACCGCCTGATGAGCCGGGTCGGGCTGCACGGGAAGTCGTTTATCCCGCTGCTCTCCAGCTATGCCTGCGCGATTCCCGGGATTCTGGCCACGCGCACTATCGAGTCCCACAAGGCGCGCTTGCTGACCATCCTTGTCGCGCCCCTGATGAGCTGCTCGGCGCGCCTGCCGGTCTACTCGCTGCTGATCGCGGCCTTTATCCCCCGAACGACACTGGTGGGCTTCCATGTCGGCGGGCATGAGTTTGCCCTGCTGACGGTCCAAGGTGCGACACTCTTCTCGATGTACGCCCTTGGCACGCTCGCCACGTTCTTGATGGCCGCGCTCTTCAACCGAACTCTCCTCAAGAGCGAGCCACCGTCGTTCTTGCTGGAGCTGCCCCCCTACCGCAAGCCGATCTGGCGGACCCTGGGCTTCCGGCTCTGGGAGACCGCGTGGCAGTTCTTGCAGCGCGCCGGGACCGTGATTCTGGCCCTCTCGACCCTGCTGTGGTTCTTGGCGAGCTACCCCAAGGCTCCCGCCGAGACCCCCAAGGGCACCGCGATGGAGCGCTCCTACGCCGGGCAGCTGGGCCATGCGATCGAGCCGGTGATCGCGCCGCTGGGCTTCGACTGGAAGATGGGAATCGGGGTGGTGGCGTCGTTTGCGGCCCGTGAGGTCTTTGTCTCGACCATGGCGATCCTCTACCAGGCCGAGAGCGACGATGAAGAGCAGCAGACAACGGCACTTAAAGACCGCCTGGGTGCCGAGAAGCTCCCCGATGGCTCGCCGGCCTACACGCCGCTCGTGGCGGTCTGCCTGATGGTGTTCTATGTGCTGGCGATGCAGTGCATCAGCACGCTGGCGGTCGTGAAGCGCGAGACCAACTCCTGGAAGTGGCCGCTCTTTCAGCTCGCCTACATGACTTTTTTGGCGTGGTTTGTGACGTTTCTGGTTCACTCGATTGGAAAGGCCCTCGGGTACTAG
- a CDS encoding GNAT family N-acetyltransferase has translation MTTDDERVLVGVLDRAFDADSLFATLLNDTQRRARAATTLHQSAIRYANRYGVADSAEANRGLALWLPPGGEHLTFPRMLRTGFGGLALELGGALPGLLRIDSALTAMHKVHAPEKHWYLFFLAVDPAFHGQGIGGELLKQGIARAEAQGVPIYLETQAEENVRFYTRRGFVVKEEREILPGFTNWSLKHG, from the coding sequence ATGACAACCGACGATGAACGTGTCCTTGTGGGAGTGCTGGACCGCGCCTTTGATGCCGACTCGCTCTTTGCCACGCTCCTCAACGATACCCAGCGCCGGGCACGGGCAGCCACAACCCTCCATCAGTCGGCGATTCGCTACGCCAATCGCTACGGAGTCGCCGATAGTGCCGAGGCGAACCGGGGGCTCGCACTCTGGCTCCCGCCAGGGGGCGAGCACCTCACCTTTCCACGAATGCTGCGAACCGGTTTTGGCGGGCTCGCACTGGAGCTCGGAGGAGCGCTTCCGGGCCTGCTGAGAATCGACAGTGCCCTCACCGCGATGCACAAAGTACACGCACCGGAGAAACACTGGTACCTTTTTTTCCTCGCTGTCGATCCCGCCTTTCACGGCCAAGGGATCGGGGGAGAGCTCCTCAAGCAGGGGATCGCCCGCGCCGAGGCGCAAGGCGTCCCCATCTACCTAGAGACCCAGGCCGAGGAGAATGTCCGCTTCTATACCCGCCGCGGCTTCGTGGTCAAAGAGGAGCGTGAGATCCTGCCAGGCTTTACCAACTGGTCGCTCAAGCACGGATAA